The Lachnospiraceae bacterium KM106-2 nucleotide sequence AGAAGCCGAACAACTGGCAGCAGATGCCTTTCATTCCTCTCATGCTTTTTTTATGGTTGGCGGAACTACCTCTGCTGTTCAGGCTATGATACTGACCGCAACCAAACGAGGGGATAAGATCATTCTTCCACGAAATGTCCATCGCAGCGTGATCAATGCCATAGTCCTTAACGGAGCCATTCCCATTTATATTGATCCGCAGACTGATCCTAATCTGGGCATCGCTCTAGGAATGTGTGTCTTAGATGTAAAAACAGCAATCTTAAATAACCCGGATGCCAAAGCCGTTTTCATCAATAATCCAACTTATTATGGTATCTGCTCTAACCTAAAAGAAATCGTTGCATTAGCACATGAACACAAGATGCTTGCATTAGTTGATGAAGCACATGGTACCCATTTCTACTTTGGCGATCATATGCCAGTTACCGCTATGGCTGCCAATGCTGATATGGCTTCTGTCAGTATGCATAAATCAGGTGGTTCCTTAACACAAAGCTCTTTTTTACTTACCGGACCCAAGATTAGCGTTGGCTATGTACGACAGATCATCAATTTGACTCAGACTACAAGCGGCTCCTACCTCTTGATGACAAGTCTGGATATCTCAAGAAAGAATCTAGCTCTACATGGCAAAGAGATCTTTCAAAAAGTGAGTGACTACGCCGAATACGCACGTAATGAGATCAATGCCATCGGTGATTACTATGCCTATTCCAAGGAACTTCTAAACGGTGATAGCATCTATGATTTTGACCATACCAAATTATCCATCAATACCCGTTCTCTTGGACTTGCCGGTATTGAAGTCTACGATCTTCTTCGAGATGAATATGATATTCAAGTGGAGTTTGGCGATCTTTATAACATCTTGGCCTACATCAGTGTTGGTGACCGAATGCAGGATTTAGAACGTCTCGTGAGTGCGTTATCTGAGATTCGAAGACAGTACAAAAAAGAACGTTCCCATTTACATACTCAGCAATATATCACACCTCTTGTCATCCACTCACCACAGACAGCCTTTTATTCCAACAAACAATCTCTTCCACTTTCTAAGAGTGTCGGACGCATTGCAACCGAATTTGTTATGTGCTATCCTCCCGGGATACCAATATTAGCACCGGGAGAACAGATTACCAAGGAAATCTTAGATTACATTCAGTATGCAAAGGATAAGGGCTGTTCTCTCACCGGACCACAGGATATGAACATAGAACGAATAAATGTAATGAAGGAGGAATAACGATGGAACTATGGTTTACCGAACAACATACTAAAAATGTCCGATTCTCTATCAAAGTAGATCGTCAGCTTTATTCTGGTCGTAGTGAATTTCAACGAATCGATATCTTTGATTCGAAAGAATTTGGACGTTTTCTTACCCTGGATGGTTATATGATGCTGACGGAAAAGGATGAATTTATTTATCACGAAATGATCGTTCATGTACCAATGGCTGTCCACCCTAATGCACAGAAGATACTTGTGATCGGCGCAGGCGACGGTGGTGTGATCCGTGAATTGACCCGCTATCCTTCTGTTAAACAGATTGACTTAGTCGAGATCGATGAACTTGTTGTCAATGTATGCAAAGAATATCTTCCTCAAACAGCCTGCTGCCTTACTGATAGTCGCGTACATATCACTTATCAAGATGGATTGAAGTTCGTGCGCCATTATCAAGAGGAATACGATTTGATCATCGTAGATTCCACTGACCCCTTTGGACCTGGCGAAGGTCTATTTACAAAGGAATTCTACGGGAACTGCTACAAAGCATTAAAAGAAGACGGTATCATGGTCAATCAGCACGAAAGTCCTTTTTATCCTGACGATGCCATTGCCATGCAGCGAGCACATAAACGGATCACCAGCTCCTTTCCCATTAGTAAAGTCTATCAAGTACATATTCCAACTTATCCATCTGGCCATTGGCTCTTCGGATTTGCATCAAAGAAATACCATCCGACAAATGATCTAAATGAGGTCAAATGGAACCTCCTAGGAATTAAAACTCGTTACTATAATACAAAACTTCATAAAGGTGCATTTGCCTTACCAAATTACGTAGAGGAGTTGTTAAGAGATGTGGAATAAAAATGTCTATACCTTTCTTGGATGTGAACAAGACTTCGAAGAATCTTCCATTGTCATTTTTGGTGCGCCTTACGATTCTACCACTTCAAATCGCCCTGGTACACGTTTTGCCAGTGCTGCCATGCGACAGGAATCCTATGGACTCGAAACCTACAGCCCTTATCTAGATCGAGATATGGAAGATTATTGTTTCTATGATGGTGGCGATTTAGAACTTAGCTTTGGTAACAGTGAAAAAACATTGCAGATCATCGAAGACTATTGTGATAAAGTCCTATCTGATAAAAAACTCCCCCTGATGATCGGAGGAGAACACCTTGTCACCTTAGGTAGCTTTCGTGCCATAGCAAAGCATTATCCAGATATTCATGTTATCCATTTTGATGCACATACAGACCTGCGAGATTCCTATCTAGATGTCACTCTTTCTCATGCCTGCGTAATAAGACGCATTCACGATCTTATCGGTGATCATCGCATCCATCAATTTGGAATCCGCTCTGGAG carries:
- a CDS encoding arginine decarboxylase: MKLDQNKAPIKEALEQFRHMRVVPFDVPGHKHGKGNLELTQFLGTNCMEVDVNSMKPLDNLCHPTSVIAEAEQLAADAFHSSHAFFMVGGTTSAVQAMILTATKRGDKIILPRNVHRSVINAIVLNGAIPIYIDPQTDPNLGIALGMCVLDVKTAILNNPDAKAVFINNPTYYGICSNLKEIVALAHEHKMLALVDEAHGTHFYFGDHMPVTAMAANADMASVSMHKSGGSLTQSSFLLTGPKISVGYVRQIINLTQTTSGSYLLMTSLDISRKNLALHGKEIFQKVSDYAEYARNEINAIGDYYAYSKELLNGDSIYDFDHTKLSINTRSLGLAGIEVYDLLRDEYDIQVEFGDLYNILAYISVGDRMQDLERLVSALSEIRRQYKKERSHLHTQQYITPLVIHSPQTAFYSNKQSLPLSKSVGRIATEFVMCYPPGIPILAPGEQITKEILDYIQYAKDKGCSLTGPQDMNIERINVMKEE
- a CDS encoding spermidine synthase, translating into MELWFTEQHTKNVRFSIKVDRQLYSGRSEFQRIDIFDSKEFGRFLTLDGYMMLTEKDEFIYHEMIVHVPMAVHPNAQKILVIGAGDGGVIRELTRYPSVKQIDLVEIDELVVNVCKEYLPQTACCLTDSRVHITYQDGLKFVRHYQEEYDLIIVDSTDPFGPGEGLFTKEFYGNCYKALKEDGIMVNQHESPFYPDDAIAMQRAHKRITSSFPISKVYQVHIPTYPSGHWLFGFASKKYHPTNDLNEVKWNLLGIKTRYYNTKLHKGAFALPNYVEELLRDVE
- a CDS encoding agmatinase — translated: MWNKNVYTFLGCEQDFEESSIVIFGAPYDSTTSNRPGTRFASAAMRQESYGLETYSPYLDRDMEDYCFYDGGDLELSFGNSEKTLQIIEDYCDKVLSDKKLPLMIGGEHLVTLGSFRAIAKHYPDIHVIHFDAHTDLRDSYLDVTLSHACVIRRIHDLIGDHRIHQFGIRSGEREEFQFGKLHNDLHPFSFEGLETTIEFLKGKPIYLTIDLDVLDPSIFPGTGTPEAGGVNFLELIHAIKEVSKLKIVGCDLTELAPMLDSSGVSTAVACKVLRELLLSLTK